The Drosophila innubila isolate TH190305 chromosome 3R unlocalized genomic scaffold, UK_Dinn_1.0 2_E_3R, whole genome shotgun sequence genome has a segment encoding these proteins:
- the LOC117791477 gene encoding putative inorganic phosphate cotransporter isoform X1 yields the protein MSNTDVELEKVPRLGLRHLQALLLFLGLVVTTILQYNVGVAVVAMTNATSVNPELPHYNWTEPQKSYILSSYYWGSALTQFPGGYLCKRFGAKLVLFWGVIGSAMLTVWTPQGIYMASWKAYCAIRWLQGLCQGVTLPCIHQHLANWAPAVERTRLGAFAYTGFDCGNVLAMYAAGMLASSNLGWPGISYTSGALGLIWCLLWLLLGSNRANEAPCIGQAEKRYIVGDLQRSARRERRLAIPWRGIFTSPPFYALLCARCADTWGLATMQAELPSYLNNVLGLDMHSNALFSALPFLLMWMMCYVYLLIADVLLRRRCLSLTALRKTYNSIALWTPAAIMLALGFVESTQKPLALVLVTLSVGVSSAATIGSELNTIDLSPVHASILSGILSTFTNLVALCTPLVVGVLVKHPTDRSEWQLVFSIAAMVLFAGNVIYLIWGTAETQPWNDNESRRESADFEDAKLEIETNTNAKKILN from the exons ATGAGCAACACGGATGTGGAGCTGGAGAAAG TGCCACGCCTTGGCCTGCGTCACCTGCAGGCGTTGCTGCTTTTTCTAGGCCTGGTTGTCACAACGATACTGCAATacaatgtgggcgtggctgtggTTGCCATGACAAATGCCACATCCGTTAATCCCGAGCTGCCC CACTACAACTGGACGGAGCCACAGAAATCGTACATTCTGTCCAGCTATTATTGGGGCTCGGCATTAACACAATTTCCCGGTGGCTATCTTTGCAAACGCTTTGGCGCCAAGTTGGTTCTCTTCTGGGGCGTCATTGGATCGGCCATGTTAACAGTGTGGACACCACAGGGCATCTATATGGCAAGTTGGAAAGCCTATTGTGCCATCCGTTGGCTGCAGGGTCTGTGTCAAGGCGTAACGCTTCCCTGCATCCATCAGCACTTGGCCAACTGGGCGCCAGCCGTGGAACGTACACGTTTGGGCGCCTTTGCCTACACGGGCTTCGATTGTGGCAATGTGTTGGCCATGTATGCAGCCGGCATGCTGGCCAGCTCCAATCTGGGTTGGCCAGGCATAAGCTATACGTCGGGAGCACTTGGTCTCATCTGGTGTCTGCTCTGGCTGCTGCTCGGCTCGAATCGGGCCAACGAAGCGCCGTGTATTGGCCAGGCCGAGAAGCGTTACATTGTTGGCGATTTGCAACGTTCTGCGAGGCGGGAACGCAGATTGGCAATACCATGGCGTGGCATCTTCACATCGCCGCCGTTCTATGCGCTGCTCTGTGCCCGCTGTGCCGACACTTGGGGATTGGCCACAATGCAGGCGGAGTTACCGTCCTATCTGAATAATGTTCTTGGCCTGGATATGCACAGCAATGCCTTATTCTCCGCACTACCATTTCTGCTGATGTGGATGATGTGCTATGTCTACCTGCTTATTGCCGATGTGCTGCTCCGGCGACGATGCCTCAGTCTAACCGCACTGCGAAAGACTTACAACAGCATCGCACTCTGGACACCAGCAGCTATTATGTTGGCTCTCGGCTTTGTGGAGTCCACTCAGAAACCATTGGCCTTGGTCCTGGTCACTCTCAGCGTGGGCGTCAGCAGCGCTGCGACAATTGGCAGCGAACTCAATACCATTGATCTGTCACCCGTCCACGCCAGCATTCTCTCTGGCATTCTGAGCACATTCACGAACCTTGTGGCACTGTGTACGCCCCTTGTGGTGGGCGTGTTGGTCAAGCATCCAACGGATCGTAGCGAGTGGCAGTTGGTGTTCAGTATTGCCGCCATGGTCCTCTTTGCCGGCAATGTCATCTACCTCATCTGGGGCACGGCCGAAACGCAGCCATGGAATGACAATGAGTCGAGGCGGGAATCTGCTGACTTTGAAGATGCCAAGTTGGAGATTGAGACCAACACAAATGCCaagaaaatacttaattaa
- the LOC117791477 gene encoding putative inorganic phosphate cotransporter isoform X2, with protein sequence MWSWRKALLLFLGLVVTTILQYNVGVAVVAMTNATSVNPELPHYNWTEPQKSYILSSYYWGSALTQFPGGYLCKRFGAKLVLFWGVIGSAMLTVWTPQGIYMASWKAYCAIRWLQGLCQGVTLPCIHQHLANWAPAVERTRLGAFAYTGFDCGNVLAMYAAGMLASSNLGWPGISYTSGALGLIWCLLWLLLGSNRANEAPCIGQAEKRYIVGDLQRSARRERRLAIPWRGIFTSPPFYALLCARCADTWGLATMQAELPSYLNNVLGLDMHSNALFSALPFLLMWMMCYVYLLIADVLLRRRCLSLTALRKTYNSIALWTPAAIMLALGFVESTQKPLALVLVTLSVGVSSAATIGSELNTIDLSPVHASILSGILSTFTNLVALCTPLVVGVLVKHPTDRSEWQLVFSIAAMVLFAGNVIYLIWGTAETQPWNDNESRRESADFEDAKLEIETNTNAKKILN encoded by the exons ATGTGGAGCTGGAGAAAG GCGTTGCTGCTTTTTCTAGGCCTGGTTGTCACAACGATACTGCAATacaatgtgggcgtggctgtggTTGCCATGACAAATGCCACATCCGTTAATCCCGAGCTGCCC CACTACAACTGGACGGAGCCACAGAAATCGTACATTCTGTCCAGCTATTATTGGGGCTCGGCATTAACACAATTTCCCGGTGGCTATCTTTGCAAACGCTTTGGCGCCAAGTTGGTTCTCTTCTGGGGCGTCATTGGATCGGCCATGTTAACAGTGTGGACACCACAGGGCATCTATATGGCAAGTTGGAAAGCCTATTGTGCCATCCGTTGGCTGCAGGGTCTGTGTCAAGGCGTAACGCTTCCCTGCATCCATCAGCACTTGGCCAACTGGGCGCCAGCCGTGGAACGTACACGTTTGGGCGCCTTTGCCTACACGGGCTTCGATTGTGGCAATGTGTTGGCCATGTATGCAGCCGGCATGCTGGCCAGCTCCAATCTGGGTTGGCCAGGCATAAGCTATACGTCGGGAGCACTTGGTCTCATCTGGTGTCTGCTCTGGCTGCTGCTCGGCTCGAATCGGGCCAACGAAGCGCCGTGTATTGGCCAGGCCGAGAAGCGTTACATTGTTGGCGATTTGCAACGTTCTGCGAGGCGGGAACGCAGATTGGCAATACCATGGCGTGGCATCTTCACATCGCCGCCGTTCTATGCGCTGCTCTGTGCCCGCTGTGCCGACACTTGGGGATTGGCCACAATGCAGGCGGAGTTACCGTCCTATCTGAATAATGTTCTTGGCCTGGATATGCACAGCAATGCCTTATTCTCCGCACTACCATTTCTGCTGATGTGGATGATGTGCTATGTCTACCTGCTTATTGCCGATGTGCTGCTCCGGCGACGATGCCTCAGTCTAACCGCACTGCGAAAGACTTACAACAGCATCGCACTCTGGACACCAGCAGCTATTATGTTGGCTCTCGGCTTTGTGGAGTCCACTCAGAAACCATTGGCCTTGGTCCTGGTCACTCTCAGCGTGGGCGTCAGCAGCGCTGCGACAATTGGCAGCGAACTCAATACCATTGATCTGTCACCCGTCCACGCCAGCATTCTCTCTGGCATTCTGAGCACATTCACGAACCTTGTGGCACTGTGTACGCCCCTTGTGGTGGGCGTGTTGGTCAAGCATCCAACGGATCGTAGCGAGTGGCAGTTGGTGTTCAGTATTGCCGCCATGGTCCTCTTTGCCGGCAATGTCATCTACCTCATCTGGGGCACGGCCGAAACGCAGCCATGGAATGACAATGAGTCGAGGCGGGAATCTGCTGACTTTGAAGATGCCAAGTTGGAGATTGAGACCAACACAAATGCCaagaaaatacttaattaa